One window of the Strix uralensis isolate ZFMK-TIS-50842 chromosome 3, bStrUra1, whole genome shotgun sequence genome contains the following:
- the LOC141941655 gene encoding LOW QUALITY PROTEIN: TOG array regulator of axonemal microtubules protein 2-like (The sequence of the model RefSeq protein was modified relative to this genomic sequence to represent the inferred CDS: substituted 1 base at 1 genomic stop codon) yields MGFGPQPVNGTDFMSPSTSNAHGERAGTALRKRVNGPPLPSIPVISQGDSFPRKSSANSLLANDLDFLECGDTWEARPVPKPQQELLKALTGLSSDDWEQKAKGLFSIRCLAVCHSEVLLSKLHAVSLAVTKEVNNLRSKVSQFAISTLGELFRTMKKHMDHEVDGIAQVLLQRMGDSSKFIQKAADQSLDIMVKSVTAARAMTALMASGVQHCNVLVRRCAAKHLLTAVERIGAGKLLSGARDRTELLVCTVVRFAQDCHPDTRSYGRKMLTVLMSHKNFDTYLKQSVPSRDLIDVMARLKQKGGEDHKCDLPSVKAPKKSRKSSLMTAQQNLSSNERSSLVFVFQFEVXLDVLSLPHQTVGRTSLRAVEEADQLNELCNLLTAKDFQARREGVVLLLDHCKSSPQFVSTNIFQIFDVFVLRLQDCNKKVNQQALEVLALIIPVLKDALHPVLFSLVSAVIDNLNSKHSGIYAAAVKALEAAIAHLDNRLMLQAFGHRVRFLSGQALLDVTEHLSVLVASLYPSKPQAVKHYALPILWFFLGNRALPVGSSNVRAVVAKLAKTLNQVMGLSLRDHAATQPQHVAKNLWNVFGLNIG; encoded by the exons GCTTTGGCCCACAGCCTGTCAATGGGACAGATTTCATGTCTCCCAGCACGAGCAACGCACACGGAGAGCGCGCTGGTACTGCCTTGAGGAAGCGGGTCAACGGGCCGCCACTTCCCAGCATCCCTGTCATCAGCCAGGGTGACAGCTTCCCGCGCAAATCCTCAG CAAACTCGCTGCTGGCCAATGATCTGGACTTCCTGGAGTGTGGGGACACCTGGGAAGCCAGACCCGTCCCTAagccacagcaggagctgctcaaAGCACTCACAGGGCTCAGCAGCGACGATTG ggagcagaaggcaaagggacTCTTCAGCATCAGATGCCTGGCTGTCTGCCACTCAGAAGTCCTTCTTTCTAAGCTTCATGCTGTTTCCTTGGCAGTTACCAAAGAG GTGAACAACCTCCGCTCGAAGGTGTCTCAATTTGCCATCAGCACTCTTGGAGAGCTCTTCAGGACCATGAAGAAGCACATGGACCATGAGGTGGATGGGATTGCTCAGGTCTTGCTCCAGAGGATGGGGGACTCCAGCAAGTTCATTCAGAAAGCAGCCGACCAATCCCTGGATATCATGGTGAAGAGTGTGACTGCTGCACGAGCAATGACTGCTCTCATGGCTAGTGGAGTCCA GCACTGCAACGTCTTGGTGCGGAGGTGTGCGGCCAAACACCTACTGACTGCGGTGGAGCGAATTGGAGCTGGGAAGCTCCTGTCGGGTGCACGTGACAGGACTGAGCTGCTGGTGTGCACAGTGGTGAGGTTTGCTCAGGACTGTCACCCGGACACAAG GTCTTATGGTCGGAAGATGCTGACTGTATTGATGAGTCATAAAAATTTTGATACGTATTTGAAACAGTCTGTCCCCTCACGTGACTTGATAGATGTTATGGCAAGACTTAAGCAGAAA ggCGGAGAAGACCATAAATGTGACCTTCCATCTGTGAAGGCCCCCAAGAAGTCTAGGAAGAGCAGCTTGATGACGGCCCAGCAAAACCTGTCTTCTAATGAAAG GTCTTcccttgtgtttgtttttcagtttgaagtcTGACTTGATGTACTCAGTTTACCCCATCAGACAGTAGGTCGCACGTCTCTTCGGGCTGTGGAAGAAGCTGACCAGCTCAATGAGCTTTGCAATCTCCTGACAGCCAAGGACTTTCAGGCACGAAGGGAGGGAGTGGTGCTCCTCCTAGATCACTGCAAAAGCAGCCCCCAGTTCGTCTCCACTAACATTTTCCAG atttttgatgtttttgtcCTGAGACTTCAGGATTGCAACAAGAAAGTGAACCAGCAGGCGCTGGAGGTGCTGGCTTTGATAATACCCGTGCTCAAAGATGCCTTACACCCAGTGCTATTCTCTCTGGTATCAGCAGTCATCGACAACCTGAACTCCAAGCACTCGGGGATTTATGCTGCAGCTGTGAAAGCACTGGAAGCAGCCATTGCTCACCTAG atAACAGACTGATGCTGCAAGCTTTTGGCCACCGAGTGCGTTTCCTCAGCGGCCAGGCTCTGCTGGATGTCACAGAACATCTCTCAG TGCTCGTGGCATCTCTTTATCCCTCGAAACCCCAAGCTGTCAAGCACTATGCCCTGCCCATACTCTGGTTCTTCCTGGGAAACAGAGCCCTGCCTGTCGGAAGCAGCAATGTCAGGGCTGTGGTTGCCAAGCTTGCAAAGACCCTCAACCAAGTGATGGGCTTGAGCCTGAGGGACCACGCTGCCACTCAGCCTCAGCATGTGGCAAAGAACCTCTGGAACGTTTTCGGCCTGAATATCGGGTGA